The Bdellovibrio bacteriovorus genomic interval ATTACTTTTTCTTCTGCCCATTTCCGTCTTTGCCGATCTTCAAATCCGGGTGATCAGCGTGCATGACGGCGACACATTAACAGCGACCGGTGTATCAGATTCACAGAAGTACAAAGTTCGCCTATTGGGAGTCGATACTCCGGAAGTAGACTTCTATAAGAGCACCCAAGGTGATGTGGCCCTTAGGGCCCGCGATGTTTTACGGAAATTAGCTCCGGTAGGAAGCATCCTCACACTTTCTGAAGACAGTCAGGTCGACAAGCATGGTCGTGTTCTAGGGCGTTTATTAAGAAACGGGAAAGACATTAATATCGAAATGCTTCGTCTGGGCTGGGGAGCGATGTACTTTATCTACCCATTCGATAAACGCATTGTTTCTGATTACAGCAAGGCCTCTAAAGAAGCCTTCGACAACAAACGCGGTATTTTTTCTAACGAATTCAAAGGCACAGAAATTCCTTACGAGTTCCGCATGCGCGTGCAAAACCAAGTGGGTCGCAATGTCATCGGCGACTTCGAACTTAAAAAAGTCCTTCCACCTGAAGACTCTGCCAACATCCCAGTATGGAAAAGAGTCTTCTTCCCCAGCTTCGAACAAGCCTACAAAAACGGCTACAACTAACCAAAAGGTGCCAGGGGACTTTTTAGAGGGTTTGGATTTTTAATTTTCTTTCGGTGTCGGAAAGTTTTTGGAATTGGACTTCGATTTTTTGCCAGTTCATGGGGAGATATTCGTAGTCCAGGCGATTGGCCCATTCGATGATGATCAATGATTTTTGCTGACTGAAAAGATCCCAGAAGCCTGAGCTTTCAAGGTCGTCGTCGTCTTTAAGACGATAGAGATCTAAGTGATCCAAGGCTTGGCCTTGTTGATTTTCATAACGTAAGTGAATCGCAAAAGACGGAGATTGAACATCTCGCATTCCTAAAATCTCTGCAATCAGTTGGACGGAGGTGGTTTTACCAGCTCCGACATCACCGCTCATTAATAAAATGCAGCGATCTTTGAGGGCTGGCAAAACTTCTTTCCAGAACTCTTTAAGTTCAGCAAGGTTTCTCACTGTTCTTTCCGAGTTTAAAACTTCAGACATTACTTTAAAATCTTTCGCATCTTGCGCACAGATTCTTGGAGGCCGTCTTCAAGAGCGTAACAAATCAAAGAATGACCGATATTCACTTCCTGAAGGAAAGGAAGTTTATTGATCAACTTTGAGTGATGATAATCAAGACCGTGGCCGGCGTGAACATTCAAACCTAAATAGTTCGCCCACACAGCAGCATCTACCAAGCGCTTCCACTCTTTTTCTTTTTTCGCGCCTGTGAGCAGGACCCATTTTCCTGTGTGCAGTTCAACAGCATCCGCACCGATTTCATAAGACGCTTCAACTTGTTCAATGGAAGGCTCAATGAACATGGAGATTTCAATCCCGATACGCCCTAGTTTTTCAACCATCGGCGCCATTTTCTTAAAGCCTTTCTTTACATCAAGGCCACCTTCTGTTGTTAGCTCCGCTCTTTTTTCAGGAACAAAGCACACCCAGTCAGGACGATACTTCTTCGCGAATTTTACCATCTGCGCGGTCGCAGCCATCTCTAAATTAAGAGGCACCGGACATACCTTAGAAAGTACTTTAAGATCTTCTAACTGAATATGGCGGCGATCTTCACGCAAATGAATCGTGATTTGTTCTGCGCCACCTTTAACCGAGGCTTTCACTGCGTCGACAAGA includes:
- a CDS encoding thermonuclease family protein codes for the protein MKKTLFLLLFLLPISVFADLQIRVISVHDGDTLTATGVSDSQKYKVRLLGVDTPEVDFYKSTQGDVALRARDVLRKLAPVGSILTLSEDSQVDKHGRVLGRLLRNGKDINIEMLRLGWGAMYFIYPFDKRIVSDYSKASKEAFDNKRGIFSNEFKGTEIPYEFRMRVQNQVGRNVIGDFELKKVLPPEDSANIPVWKRVFFPSFEQAYKNGYN
- the tsaE gene encoding tRNA (adenosine(37)-N6)-threonylcarbamoyltransferase complex ATPase subunit type 1 TsaE; translation: MSEVLNSERTVRNLAELKEFWKEVLPALKDRCILLMSGDVGAGKTTSVQLIAEILGMRDVQSPSFAIHLRYENQQGQALDHLDLYRLKDDDDLESSGFWDLFSQQKSLIIIEWANRLDYEYLPMNWQKIEVQFQKLSDTERKLKIQTL
- a CDS encoding pyridoxine 5'-phosphate synthase, which encodes MKHKIRLGVNVDHVATLRQVRGGTTPYPNLVDAVKASVKGGAEQITIHLREDRRHIQLEDLKVLSKVCPVPLNLEMAATAQMVKFAKKYRPDWVCFVPEKRAELTTEGGLDVKKGFKKMAPMVEKLGRIGIEISMFIEPSIEQVEASYEIGADAVELHTGKWVLLTGAKKEKEWKRLVDAAVWANYLGLNVHAGHGLDYHHSKLINKLPFLQEVNIGHSLICYALEDGLQESVRKMRKILK